A genomic segment from Ptychodera flava strain L36383 chromosome 8, AS_Pfla_20210202, whole genome shotgun sequence encodes:
- the LOC139139466 gene encoding vitellogenin-6-like produces MIRVKGLPVQLPTPSVKIPMLDQVVKTVMIDEITPSCKVMGSEINTFDKAIFENVFDECDQLVAMDGTASEAFAVTAATKPQSVLKIVSVFLEKKKIDLIPSYGADFIINIDGQIKPLMFSERMLVLSDDEIVIEPLDACEPFPVKVRKPVLFEIRHHSANVELVADHIGLKVKTDGINFKVQASHLLRNNLIGLCGNFDGNVLNDNIAAHGLTVPSWKKFAETWKLTPEWCRVNRIPL; encoded by the exons ATGATCAGAGTGAAGGGCCTGCCTGTTCAACTACCAACACCGTCTGTCAAGATACCCATGTTGGATCAGGTTGTCAAGACAGTTATGATTGATGAAATTACAC CTTCTTGCAAAGTTATGGGATCTGAAATCAACACTTTTGATAAGgcgatttttgaaaatgtatttgacGAATGCGATCAACTCGTCGCTATGGATGGCACTGCAAGCGAAGCTTTCGCTGTTACTGCAGCAACGAAACCACAGAGTGTGTTGAAG ATCGTGAGCGTTTTCCTGGAAAAGAAGAAAATCGATCTGATCCCGTCTTACGGAGCAGACTTCATCATAAATATCGATGGCCAGATCAAGCCACTGATGTTCAGCGAGAGAATGCTGGTACTCAGCGACGACGAAATCGTAATCGAGCCCCTGGACGCATGCGAACCATTTCCAGTGAAGGTTCGCAAACCCgtgttgtttgaaattagacaccACAGCGCCAACGTTGAACTGGTAGCAGATCATATTGGTCTCAAAGTCAAGACCGATGGAATTAACTTCAAAGTTCAG GCATCACACCTGCTTCGTAACAACCTGATCGGTCTGTGTGGAAACTTTGATGGCAATGTTCTGAACGACAACATCGCCGCACACGGGTTGACGGTACCGAGCTGGAAGAAATTTGCCGAAACCTGGAAATTGACGCCCGAATGGTGTAGAGTTAACAGGATTCCACTGTAG